The Thermoplasmatales archaeon genome includes the window AGAATGTGCACCTTTGTCCAGTTCATAAGACATAGTTACCATTATACTCCATATACTATAAGCTTTTCGCTCGCTTTCATCCCCTATCTTGCGAAGGGGGAATTCCCGCTCGCATATGTTAAAAACTCCTTAGTCAGACGAATGTGCATAAACTTTAGAACGTTAGCAATGCTATAACGCCTTACCCATGTTCGAAGTGCTGTTCCTACCCGCGATTCACAAACTGGAAATTATTTGATCGATCCGTACGTATTTACAATGCTAACAATATTTATTGCTAGGAATATCCCAGTAAGAAAAGAAACACGTTCTCAAAACAGATAATGAACTTTTCCTGTAGAGGAACTAAGGAGAATAATGCCTAATCGTAACTTGGCGAAGTCCGGGAGCTACCCGTACACGATTTCATGTCCGGTCTGAGCGGAAATTATCATCTTTGACCATAAGAGATAAATAACTAAGAAAATTAATTAAATGTGTGAAAATGCCGAGATGTTATGATAAGCATATCAGAGGCAATAAAACCAGATATGATCGGAAAAACTGTTGAACTCCGTGGATGGGTGTACAGGATAAGATCAAGCGGGAAATTATCCTTTATAATTCTCAGAGATTCGACAAGTATAATTCAACTACTTGCGAGTGCTGATTCATTGAGTTCAGAGGCATATAGAGATTTATCATCTTTGACTGTTGAGAGCAGCCTTGAAGTCACTGGAACTGTAAGGGAGGATAAACGCGCAGTTACTGGTTATGAGGTAGCGATTAAGGAATATAGAATATATCAAAAGAACGAGATGTTCCCGGTGTCGAAAGACCTCGGAGAGGAATTTAAACTGGATAACCGCCATCTTTGGTTGAGAAGCAGGGAATTTACGGCCATGTTGAAGGTCAGATCTACAGTATTCAAAGCGTTTACTGACTTTTATTACAACGAGGGCTATTATCAGGTTCAGGCGCCCATGATGGTTGCAACTGCTACAGAAGGTGGGTCGACGCTATTCAAGGTTCCATTTTTTGGAGAAGAAGTCAATCTTACTCAGAGCTCACAGTTCTATCTTGAAACGTTTATATTCAGCCTTGAAAGAGTGTTTACTATTGCGCCGAGTTTTCGTGCGGAGAAATCAAGAACCTGGAGACATCTAACCGAATACTGGCATGCCGAGATGGAGGCAGCGTGGCTTAACAACGAGGACATGATGAAAATAGAGGAAAGAATGATAGAGTACATAGTAAAGGAGGTACTTCGGAACAACAGGCCAGAACTAGAGTTATTGAAACGTGATATCGGCATCCTCGAGAACATAAAAGTTCCATTTGAGAGGATCAAATACTCAGAGCTTATAAGGAAGGCCCAGGATTTTGGCATGAACCTGAAGTATGGAGATGACCTTGGAGCCGATGAGGAACGTGGGATAATGAACCACTTCCAAAAACCTGTGTTTATAACCGATTACCCTATTTCACTCAAAGCGTTCTATCACAGACAGAACCCGGAGAACCCTTCCGAGATACTTTGCCACGATCTTCTCGCACCAGAGGGATACGGGGAAATCATTGGCGGCGGAGAAAGAATATGGAATTACGATGAGCTCGTCCGGAGGATAAAGGAAAGCGGAATGAATCCTGACGATTACTACTGGTACGTCGATCTCAGGAAGTACGGAAGCGTTCCGCATTCCGGATTCGGTTTAGGCCTCGACAGGCTAGTTATGTGGATACTGCATCTTCCCGATATAAAGGAAGCAATACCATACCCGAGAACAATAAGAAGGACAAAACCATAGATCGCGATTCAATGCAAACAATTATTCTTTATTTCGCGTTAAGGTTTCAGTTATAAAGGAAGTGATAAAATTAAGAATCTCAGCATATTTGCATACGGACTGGACGAATTTACACGCGTGCTCTCTAAAAAAGGCACAGAAAGTGATATAACACTTTCTAATAGGAAAGATGATAACGGCATATTTACGTTCTTAACCCCTTCCAGATTCCCAGAGAAGGTTTCCTCTCTCACAGATTCAATATATCCTTCTGATATTGCTATACTAAACGGAGATAACATTTCAAAAGATCTTGGTGAGGTTATAGTGGCTCTCGATCTTATGAAAAAGACGAGCGGCTATTTCATAACGGGGGATTCCAAGAATATCGACGTACTGAAAAACATAACAAAGAACACTTCGCTCTCAAACTATAATTTTTTTTCTGGAAATCCTATGGAATTCCTATCGGAGATAAACTCTGTAGAACATAGACCAATCTTCAGCAATACCACAGTTATAATAGATCATTTCTTCAAAGTAAAAAGCGTTGGAGTCGTTGCTTTAGGCTTTGTTCTTGGAGGAAAAGTGGAAAAACATCAGGAATTGAACTTGTCATATATAGATAAAGAAGTTCAGATAAAATCGATACAGATGCATGATGAGGATGTTGATTCGGCAGATAGCGGATCAAGAGTTGGGCTAGCGCTTAAGGGCGTGGAAGCTGAAGAACTCGAAAGGGGCATGGTACTTTCGGATCGTGAATTCAATTACGTGAAGGAATTTGACGGCAAGTTCGAGCCACATTCCTCGCTGAAGCAGCCTGTGGACGAGGAATTTGAATTCTTCGTTTCCGACGAAATGCGATACCAGAGAGGAATGTTTGACAAAGGTAAAGGCTCAATACAGACAAAATTCCTCAAACTGAATGACAGTTTTGTCGTCTCAATACTTCAGAGAACTCCTAGGATCTGTGGGCGGATGAAAGTTTCCTGATATTCTCAATCTTCCTTTGTATCAGATCTTCTGTGCCTATGTCGTGCCGAACGTAGTATTCGCCACGGATGCGATGAAGGTTTTTTTCTACAATATCTGAAGCATCTGGTATGCTATCACCAATTGCAGCCAAGGCAAGAGCTCTGGAAGAAGTCATCTCGACCTTATCCATCGTTCCGGACACAGACGAATAATAGAGCAGAGGATTCTTCAGGTCCGTTTTCCAGTCTATTTCAAGGTTGCCCGGCTGTGGAGAAGTACCGTAGCCCCTTGGAACTATGTATTTCACGACGGTCGATTTCTTTAGGAATTTAGCCCGATTCCCAAGAGTTCCATCGGCAATAGAAAACAGCACGTCAGTGAAGTTGCCGTCAAATATAGTAAGAAC containing:
- the asnS gene encoding asparagine--tRNA ligase, which gives rise to MISISEAIKPDMIGKTVELRGWVYRIRSSGKLSFIILRDSTSIIQLLASADSLSSEAYRDLSSLTVESSLEVTGTVREDKRAVTGYEVAIKEYRIYQKNEMFPVSKDLGEEFKLDNRHLWLRSREFTAMLKVRSTVFKAFTDFYYNEGYYQVQAPMMVATATEGGSTLFKVPFFGEEVNLTQSSQFYLETFIFSLERVFTIAPSFRAEKSRTWRHLTEYWHAEMEAAWLNNEDMMKIEERMIEYIVKEVLRNNRPELELLKRDIGILENIKVPFERIKYSELIRKAQDFGMNLKYGDDLGADEERGIMNHFQKPVFITDYPISLKAFYHRQNPENPSEILCHDLLAPEGYGEIIGGGERIWNYDELVRRIKESGMNPDDYYWYVDLRKYGSVPHSGFGLGLDRLVMWILHLPDIKEAIPYPRTIRRTKP
- a CDS encoding GTPase; this translates as MLSKKGTESDITLSNRKDDNGIFTFLTPSRFPEKVSSLTDSIYPSDIAILNGDNISKDLGEVIVALDLMKKTSGYFITGDSKNIDVLKNITKNTSLSNYNFFSGNPMEFLSEINSVEHRPIFSNTTVIIDHFFKVKSVGVVALGFVLGGKVEKHQELNLSYIDKEVQIKSIQMHDEDVDSADSGSRVGLALKGVEAEELERGMVLSDREFNYVKEFDGKFEPHSSLKQPVDEEFEFFVSDEMRYQRGMFDKGKGSIQTKFLKLNDSFVVSILQRTPRICGRMKVS